Part of the Terriglobia bacterium genome, GAGGAAGTTGCCCGGCGGGCGGGTTCGCGCGCGCATCGTGCCGGGGTCTATATCGAAGACGCCGCAGTGGTGCAGCCGGCCGCGCTGGCCCGTGGGCTTCGCCGCGTGGCCCTGGCGCTGGGTGTGCGCATCTTCGAGCACACGACGGTGCGGAATTTTACCCGCAGCTGCCCGGTGACATTGCAGACCGCCGAGGGAACGCTGGTGACGGAAAAACTGGTGATCGCTGCGAATGCCTGGTCGGCCAGCATCCGGGAGTTATCGCGGGCTATCGCCGTCATTTCCAGCGATATCATCGCCACCGCGCCGGCGCCCGCGCAACTCGCGCAGATCGGCTGGCACAAGGACCTCTCCATCACCGATTCCCAGACCATGGTGGACTACTACCGGGTCACGCGCGACTCCCGCGTGGTCTTCGGCAAGGGCGGTTGGACGATCGCCTATGGCGGCAAGATCGGCGCGAAATTCGATCGTCACGCGCAGCGCGCCGCGGAAGTGACCGCCGATTTTCGCCGCTACTACCCGCAACTAGCCGGCGTGCCCATCACCCACAATTGGTCCGGCCCGATCGACCGCACTCCGGAAAGCCTGCCGGTGCTCGGCTATCTGGGCGGGCGGAAGAACATCTGCTACGGCATCGGCTGGAGCGGAAATGGCGTGGGCCCCAGTGTAATCGGCGGGAGGATTCTGGCGAGCCTGGTGTTGGAGCAAAGCGACGAGTGGAGCCGGCACCCGCTCGTTGGCCGTTCTGCCGCGGGATTTCCGCCGGAACCGCTGCGCTTCCTCGGTGCGCATCTGGTGCGCGCGGCCGTGGCCCGCAAGGAACGCGCCGAGATCGAAGGGAAGAAGCCCTCGGTACTGGCCGTACAGCTGGCGAAGCTGGCTCCCGCCGGCCTCGAAGACAAGAAGTGAAGCGCAACATGCCCTTGCACTGTTGGTGGATTGCGCGGGAATAAGCGTTG contains:
- a CDS encoding FAD-binding oxidoreductase, whose protein sequence is MSKHRSFWLQEIAGDAPEAPPLRGAAKADVAIIGGGYVGLWTAIRIKEQAPGCDVTVLEQDICGGGASGRNGGFVLSWMSKLSSLARLFGIAEALRIAQRSETAIGEIAEFCRLHQIDADFRKGGWLWTATSNAQLDAWESVVRHCEENGVASFQRLAPEEVARRAGSRAHRAGVYIEDAAVVQPAALARGLRRVALALGVRIFEHTTVRNFTRSCPVTLQTAEGTLVTEKLVIAANAWSASIRELSRAIAVISSDIIATAPAPAQLAQIGWHKDLSITDSQTMVDYYRVTRDSRVVFGKGGWTIAYGGKIGAKFDRHAQRAAEVTADFRRYYPQLAGVPITHNWSGPIDRTPESLPVLGYLGGRKNICYGIGWSGNGVGPSVIGGRILASLVLEQSDEWSRHPLVGRSAAGFPPEPLRFLGAHLVRAAVARKERAEIEGKKPSVLAVQLAKLAPAGLEDKK